In Necator americanus strain Aroian chromosome IV, whole genome shotgun sequence, the following proteins share a genomic window:
- a CDS encoding hypothetical protein (NECATOR_CHRIV.G15569.T2), producing the protein MLSVLVKGQAVEVELSEIEGLFGLTAIDNGRCRLFIRRVKNDSTESRARPALDIGQLVEKNDDVLVTGMRHCEVVPNFRDIPIGNTFKMLVVSPKQSGF; encoded by the coding sequence GCTCGTAAAAGGTCAAGCTGTGGAAGTTGAGCTTTCAGAAATTGAAGGACTGTTCGGACTCACTGCTATTGATAACGGACGATGTCGTTTATTCATCAGACGTGTCAAGAATGACAGTACTGAGTCTCGTGCTCGACCAGCACTCGACATTGGTCAGCTGGTCGAAAAAAATGACGATGTTCTTGTAACTGGTATGCGGCACTGTGAGGTCGTACCTAACTTTCGAGATATCCCAATAGGCAACACTTTCAAAATGCTTGTagtttcaccaaaacaatCGGGATTCTAA
- a CDS encoding hypothetical protein (NECATOR_CHRIV.G15565.T1): MNQRTSAAARTPVRCTTPFEVVTGVRQGAVAEPFLINFAIDDIMRRSLGQCPADIILAPSGRPVTDFEYADDVVIFAKSNTKLQHVVNLVSKLTAAYGLRLRPDKYKQMWISSKPRTRIRVDGQLIELVDEFCYLGCTLKNNGSYEKDIQQRCAKAVLNFLTKCLWSTTIINKVKLLLA, from the coding sequence atgaatcagcGAACATCTGCTGCAGCTCGAACACCAGTcagatgtacaacaccgtttgaagtggtaactggagtaaggcaaggggcagtggcagaaCCCTTCCTgatcaatttcgccatcgacgacattatgcgaagatcACTAggtcagtgtcctgccgatatcattttagcaccatcaggacgcCCCGTGACCGATttcgagtacgctgacgatgttgttatattcgcgaaaAGCAATACGAAACTTcagcatgttgtcaaccttgtatcgaaactgactgcagcctatggactacgtctacgccctgataaatacAAGCAAATGTGGATCTCCTCGAAACCTCGAACgagaatcagggtggacggacaactgatagaactcgtcgatgagttctgttatttgggctgtacgctgaagaacaacggcagctacgagaaagatatccagcaaagatgcgctaaggccgtTCTCAACTTCTTAACGAAATGCTTGTGGTCGACCACCATCATCAACAAAGTCAAgttacttttggcctag
- a CDS encoding hypothetical protein (NECATOR_CHRIV.G15567.T1), whose translation MSDTKAEELRLPMAVLSRAIKSCLPTGAALSKDARTQIMRACVVFILYLLSQAEEHATSKKRKTVNVEDVMVGLRNAGFETIHETLHEAFESYKASKANKPKTLRKHGANVLESN comes from the exons ATGTCTGATACAAAGGCAGAGGAGCTTCGCCTTCCTATGGCAGTGTTGAGTCGAGCAATCAAGTCTTGTTTACCCACTGGTGCAGCTCTTTCTAAG GATGCTCGAACACAAATCATGCGAGCTTGCGTTGTTTTCATCCTGTATCTTTTGTCTCAAGCAGAAGAACATGCTACTTCCAAGAAGAGGAAGACTGTAAATGTGGAGGATGTGATGGTCGGTTTAAGGAATGCTGGTTTTGAAACGATTCACGAAACA TTACATGAAGCTTTTGAGTCTTACAAAGCATCAAAAGCAAACAAGCCGAAGACATTGCGCAAGCACGGTGCCAATGTTCTGGAATCGAATTAG
- a CDS encoding hypothetical protein (NECATOR_CHRIV.G15563.T1): MKRCSPVLNTANGVAVGEATLPIWRDHFKILLNRQAPSAPELEHVHRPTYAVNKESPPESEVLVCIQKMKNRKSGGDDGISAEMLKYLPPSAIREMTKIIRSIWIDEGYLTCGDALPIPLHKKLSVTDPRNY; the protein is encoded by the coding sequence atgaaaagatgttctcctgttcttaacactgccaatggagtggctgtcggtgaagcaacccttccaatttggagggatcacttcaagatcttgctgaaccggcaagcaccgtcagctcctgaactcgagcacgttcatagaccgacatatgcggttaacaaGGAATCGCCGCCCGAGTcagaggttctagtctgtattcaaaaaatgaagaatagaaaatctggtggagacgacggaattagcgcagaaatgcttaaatatcttcctccgtctgcgattcgtgagatgacaaagatcatccgttcaatatggatagacgaaggATACCTGACTTGTGGAGATGCGCTACCAAtccccctccacaagaagttatccgtcacggaccctaggaattattga
- a CDS encoding hypothetical protein (NECATOR_CHRIV.G15562.T1): MEECFRILNERSQYIKLTREQPKDGWLPYLNAQIKLRNGIASVKWYRKESSKNILINAKSAHPNGIKKAIILNMVKTTTAMCTEDREREESLKLATSIASSNGYSRLKSNTQSQTTNNTVRIPHESRIALCISFVSDSLTAATHRTLLRAQLQDDDVVLVNIPNESITRQSVRNRFYDRQCVSECCVVCPDGKAGNMAYTMNTINIFITIIAGVSSLKCDVAFSAERELQEITSELPKTPMFEQLTTYINALAQKAVGRKPIHCEKVLSSSTKASKAHNLKGQLHEGSMESLTTTIHFVTLKCRTLASELQQSTLSKLLRYLCVPFAALQKSRMRDRPVISIKNYTVYCGDADENRVGGCAIAVRKDYNNLVKEFGSTSSRCAFLRLWDRRGRKFLFASTHAPTETAEDSKDAFYDELNVLMSKIPSKQVVVVGVDANAKMVLEQQSYVLGKWCYPPSDRLMRANGPHHRFHVQMESSTHQLTWHGSTHSTPEEQRKREMRTLELQLRSCEEHSSVSFKIQFHKRNRGVPLQPKIDVAGLKDEECRTKFRQRVSINVGVRTRKKLSDADSFAKCIHDAAKETLPVLLPWKKFAFASAEAKSTYNSVCVARSTGDFNQEKRLRRKLRSQLQQDRDNEWNQERRSLKRRGRTRTL, translated from the exons gagaacaaccaaaagatggttggctgccttatttgaatgctcaaataaaactacgcaatggcattgcaagtgtgaaatggtatcgcaaggaaagctcgaaaaacatactgataaaCGCAAAGTCAGCCCATCCTAATGGCATAAAAAAGGCAATTATCCTaaatatggtcaaaacaacaacagcaatgtgcacagaggatagagaacgggaggaatcactaaaactagccacaagcatagctagttcaaacggttACTCGAGATTAAAATCTAACACCCAATCTCAAACTACGAACAATACAGTGAGGATCCCACATGAAAGTAGAATTGCTTTGTGCATCTCCTTcgtctctgactccttaactgctgctacacaccggactcttttgcgagcacagctgcaagatgatgATGTTGTGCtggtgaacatcccgaacgaGAGCATCACGCGACAGTcagttcgcaatagattctacgataggcaatgcgTGTCAGAATGTTGCGTGGTTTGTCCAGACGGTAAAGCCG gcaACATGGCATACACAATGAATACAATCAACatctttattactattattgctGGAGTTTCTTCGCTGAAATGTGATGTTGCTTTCTCTGCAGAGAGAGAACTTCAGGAAATTACAAGCGAACTCCCAAAGACACCTAtgtttgaacaacttacgacgtATATTAACGCACTGGCGCAGAAAGCCGTGG GGCGAAAGCCCATACATTgcgaaaaggtgctgtcgtccagcacaaaAGCAagcaaagcccataacctgaaaggtcaactgcatgaagggagcatggaatctttgacaACAACCATTcatttcgtcacgctgaagtGCCGAACACTAGCGAGTGAACTTCAACAATCCACCCTGTCTAAGCTTCTACGATATCTCTgcgtgccttttgctgcactgcagaaatcacgcatgagagatcggcccgttaTCAGCATCAAAAATTACACcgtatactgcggcgatgctgatgagaacagagtaggtggctgcgcgatagctgtgaggaaggattacaacaacctagtgaaggaatttggctcaacgtcgtctagatgcgcctttctacgactgtgggatcgcagaggacgtaaattCCTGTTCGCAAGTACTCACGCACCTAcagaaaccgctgaggacagcaaggacgccttctatgatgaactcaatgtgttgatgtctaaaataccaagtaAGCAGGTGGTCGTTGTCGGAGtagacgcaaatgcgaagatggtactcgaacagcaatcctatgtgctaggaaaatggtgtTATCCACCGTCTGATCGACTTATGCGAGCaaacgggcctcatcatcgcttccacgtgcAAATGGAATCATCGACGCATCAACTTACGTGGCATGGTTCAACCCATTCAACGCccgaagagcagcgcaagcgggaGATGAGGACTCTGGAACTTCAGCTACGCTCttgcgaggaacattcctcagtcag cttcaagatacagttccacaagagaaaccgaggagttcctctccaaccgaaaatcgacgtggcaggtctgaaagacgaagaatgcagaaccaaattccgccaacgtgtgtctattaatgttggagtacggaccaggaagaagcttagcgatgcggattccttcgcAAAGTGCATTCATgacgctgcaaaggaaacgctcccggttctattgccgtggaagaagtttgcctttgcatctgcggaagcaaaatccacgtacaattctgtatgcgTCGCGCGCagcactggtgacttcaaccaggaaaagcgtcttagaaggaagttgcgaagtcaactgcaacaagaccgcgataacgagtggaatcaagagcgaaggagcttgaaaaggcgtgggaggacacgAACCCTctga
- a CDS encoding hypothetical protein (NECATOR_CHRIV.G15562.T2) → MEECFRILNERSQYIKLTREQPKDGWLPYLNAQIKLRNGIASVKWYRKESSKNILINAKSAHPNGIKKAIILNMVKTTTAMCTEDREREESLKLATSIASSNGYSRLKSNTQSQTTNNTVRIPHESRIALCISFVSDSLTAATHRTLLRAQLQDDDVVLVNIPNESITRHRTVVAHTYFGNMAYTMNTINIFITIIAGVSSLKCDVAFSAERELQEITSELPKTPMFEQLTTYINALAQKAVGRKPIHCEKVLSSSTKASKAHNLKGQLHEGSMESLTTTIHFVTLKCRTLASELQQSTLSKLLRYLCVPFAALQKSRMRDRPVISIKNYTVYCGDADENRVGGCAIAVRKDYNNLVKEFGSTSSRCAFLRLWDRRGRKFLFASTHAPTETAEDSKDAFYDELNVLMSKIPSKQVVVVGVDANAKMVLEQQSYVLGKWCYPPSDRLMRANGPHHRFHVQMESSTHQLTWHGSTHSTPEEQRKREMRTLELQLRSCEEHSSVSFKIQFHKRNRGVPLQPKIDVAGLKDEECRTKFRQRVSINVGVRTRKKLSDADSFAKCIHDAAKETLPVLLPWKKFAFASAEAKSTYNSVCVARSTGDFNQEKRLRRKLRSQLQQDRDNEWNQERRSLKRRGRTRTL, encoded by the exons gagaacaaccaaaagatggttggctgccttatttgaatgctcaaataaaactacgcaatggcattgcaagtgtgaaatggtatcgcaaggaaagctcgaaaaacatactgataaaCGCAAAGTCAGCCCATCCTAATGGCATAAAAAAGGCAATTATCCTaaatatggtcaaaacaacaacagcaatgtgcacagaggatagagaacgggaggaatcactaaaactagccacaagcatagctagttcaaacggttACTCGAGATTAAAATCTAACACCCAATCTCAAACTACGAACAATACAGTGAGGATCCCACATGAAAGTAGAATTGCTTTGTGCATCTCCTTcgtctctgactccttaactgctgctacacaccggactcttttgcgagcacagctgcaagatgatgATGTTGTGCtggtgaacatcccgaacgaGAGCATCACGCGACA TAGAACGGTGGTCGCACACACCTATTTCG gcaACATGGCATACACAATGAATACAATCAACatctttattactattattgctGGAGTTTCTTCGCTGAAATGTGATGTTGCTTTCTCTGCAGAGAGAGAACTTCAGGAAATTACAAGCGAACTCCCAAAGACACCTAtgtttgaacaacttacgacgtATATTAACGCACTGGCGCAGAAAGCCGTGG GGCGAAAGCCCATACATTgcgaaaaggtgctgtcgtccagcacaaaAGCAagcaaagcccataacctgaaaggtcaactgcatgaagggagcatggaatctttgacaACAACCATTcatttcgtcacgctgaagtGCCGAACACTAGCGAGTGAACTTCAACAATCCACCCTGTCTAAGCTTCTACGATATCTCTgcgtgccttttgctgcactgcagaaatcacgcatgagagatcggcccgttaTCAGCATCAAAAATTACACcgtatactgcggcgatgctgatgagaacagagtaggtggctgcgcgatagctgtgaggaaggattacaacaacctagtgaaggaatttggctcaacgtcgtctagatgcgcctttctacgactgtgggatcgcagaggacgtaaattCCTGTTCGCAAGTACTCACGCACCTAcagaaaccgctgaggacagcaaggacgccttctatgatgaactcaatgtgttgatgtctaaaataccaagtaAGCAGGTGGTCGTTGTCGGAGtagacgcaaatgcgaagatggtactcgaacagcaatcctatgtgctaggaaaatggtgtTATCCACCGTCTGATCGACTTATGCGAGCaaacgggcctcatcatcgcttccacgtgcAAATGGAATCATCGACGCATCAACTTACGTGGCATGGTTCAACCCATTCAACGCccgaagagcagcgcaagcgggaGATGAGGACTCTGGAACTTCAGCTACGCTCttgcgaggaacattcctcagtcag cttcaagatacagttccacaagagaaaccgaggagttcctctccaaccgaaaatcgacgtggcaggtctgaaagacgaagaatgcagaaccaaattccgccaacgtgtgtctattaatgttggagtacggaccaggaagaagcttagcgatgcggattccttcgcAAAGTGCATTCATgacgctgcaaaggaaacgctcccggttctattgccgtggaagaagtttgcctttgcatctgcggaagcaaaatccacgtacaattctgtatgcgTCGCGCGCagcactggtgacttcaaccaggaaaagcgtcttagaaggaagttgcgaagtcaactgcaacaagaccgcgataacgagtggaatcaagagcgaaggagcttgaaaaggcgtgggaggacacgAACCCTctga
- a CDS encoding hypothetical protein (NECATOR_CHRIV.G15568.T1), whose protein sequence is MFETVLLDKLLEDPSLKDGPQNIPFCSPYISDDMSRAVRSCLRKANLQNDLKVVEILPVNLKCQLVRNRAYDRLCTTPSCVICPYVRERVYGIRSTASYYVQVVQ, encoded by the coding sequence ATGTTTGAGACTGTGTTGCTCGACAAGCTTCTCGAAGATCCAAGTCTAAAGGATGGACCACAAAATATCCCGTTCTGTTCACCttacatatctgatgatatgagcagagcggtacgGAGCTGTCTGCGAAAAGCGAATCTTCAGAACGACTTGAAGGTTGTGGAAATACTACCAGTAAACCTCAAGTGTCAACTGGtgcgtaatcgtgcgtatgaccgactctgcacaactcccagctgtgTGATTTGCCCGTATGTCAGAGAGCGAGTGTATGGTATCAGGAGTACTGCATCGTActacgtgcaggttgtgcagtga
- a CDS encoding hypothetical protein (NECATOR_CHRIV.G15567.T2) yields the protein MSDTKAEELRLPMAVLSRAIKSCLPTGAALSKDARTQIMRACVVFILYLLSQAEEHATSKKRKTVNVEDVMVGLRNAGFETIHETLHEAFESYKASKANKPKTLRKHEASRAFRTRFQCLRY from the exons ATGTCTGATACAAAGGCAGAGGAGCTTCGCCTTCCTATGGCAGTGTTGAGTCGAGCAATCAAGTCTTGTTTACCCACTGGTGCAGCTCTTTCTAAG GATGCTCGAACACAAATCATGCGAGCTTGCGTTGTTTTCATCCTGTATCTTTTGTCTCAAGCAGAAGAACATGCTACTTCCAAGAAGAGGAAGACTGTAAATGTGGAGGATGTGATGGTCGGTTTAAGGAATGCTGGTTTTGAAACGATTCACGAAACA TTACATGAAGCTTTTGAGTCTTACAAAGCATCAAAAGCAAACAAGCCGAAGACATTGCGCAAGCACG AGGCCTCCCGAGCCTTCCGAACAAG GTTCCAGTGCTTACGATATTGA
- a CDS encoding hypothetical protein (NECATOR_CHRIV.G15566.T1): protein MHSSFLFIFGLLGVIQNVSSVLRAMISDSNDTGNGQETWIFEKLVEQHSLKHQHQFWPQLKQINKKSSSAYDIEDIDIGAN, encoded by the exons atgcactcatccttcctgttcatttttggacttttgggaGTGATCCAAAATgtctctagtgttctgcgtgctatgatctcggactcgaacGATacggggaacggtcaagag ACTTGGATCTTCGAGAAGCTTGTCGAGCAACACAGTCTCAAACATCAACACCAAttttggccacagctcaagcaaataaataaaaaaa GTTCCAGTGCTTACGATATTGAAGATATTGACATTGGTGCGAACTAG
- a CDS encoding hypothetical protein (NECATOR_CHRIV.G15564.T1), whose amino-acid sequence MYKVFERIILERLIKHREETARDEQAGFCPGRSTTDQVFVVRRGIEILQRYSNPLQLAFMDFEAAFDSPHRDRLFNALRADGVPETRTPVRCTTPFEVVTGVRQGAVAEPFLINFAIDDIMRRSLGQCPADIILAPSGRPVTDFEYADDVVIFAKSNTKLQHVVNLVSKLTAAYGLRLRPDKYKQMWISSKPRTRIRVDGQLIELVDEFCYLGCTLKNNGSYEKDIQQRCAKAVLNFLTKCLWSTTIINKVKLLLA is encoded by the exons atgtacaaggtattcgagcggattatcctggagcgactcattaaacatcgcgaagaaacagcacgcgacgagcaagctggcttttgtcCTGGCCGGTCTACGACTGACCAGGTGTTCGTCGTCAGGAGAGGAATCGAAATCttgcagcggtattcgaatcCATTGCAATTAGCATTtatggactttgaagccgctttcgactctccacATCGAGACCGTCTTTTCAatgcgctccgcgccgatggagtaccagaaa CTCGAACACCAGTcagatgtacaacaccgtttgaagtggtaactggagtaaggcaaggggcagtggcagaaCCCTTCCTgatcaatttcgccatcgacgacattatgcgaagatcACTAggtcagtgtcctgccgatatcattttagcaccatcaggacgcCCCGTGACCGATttcgagtacgctgacgatgttgttatattcgcgaaaAGCAATACGAAACTTcagcatgttgtcaaccttgtatcgaaactgactgcagcctatggactacgtctacgccctgataaatacAAGCAAATGTGGATCTCCTCGAAACCTCGAACgagaatcagggtggacggacaactgatagaactcgtcgatgagttctgttatttgggctgtacgctgaagaacaacggcagctacgagaaagatatccagcaaagatgcgctaaggccgtTCTCAACTTCTTAACGAAATGCTTGTGGTCGACCACCATCATCAACAAAGTCAAgttacttttggcctag